The Pontibacter sp. SGAir0037 DNA segment GATAAAGATGAAACCTGCTCTATTCTGCTTCCGAGCGCTAAAGCAGATGGCAACTGGAAAAAAGCAGATATCAAACCTTCCGGATTAAAGAGCCAGGCGCTTCTAAAGAAATACGCAAAGCAGAAGTAAACTCAAACAGCCTGAATGCTGTATGGTATGATTAAATCATAAGTAAGACTACCATGAAAGCATTATCTCTGATCGGCTTACTGGCAATGCTGGTGTTGAGCAGCTGTGGCCAGAACGGCAATCAACTTGTAACAACTGCCGACGGATCAGAGGTGCCTGCGGATGTTATGTTTACCACCAAACCACTTATCAGCGGTGACCTTTATAACCAGCCCAGTTTTGAAAGTACATCTTTGGTTAGGTTTGATGCTTCGCAGGAAATACAGGTATTAGACACAACAGATGCCATATTTATAAAAGCCCGGATAGCCAAAGACACAACAGAGATAACAGGCTTTATTGCGAAAGCAATACTTCCCGAATAAGCTGAAAGTATATTTAAAACAGGAAGGGCAGCTTTTAGGCTGCCCTTCCTGTTTTCACACTAGTACAATATCTATTTTACCACTACACGCCGTATAGCGCTAAAGTTATCTGCCTCCAGTTTCACATAGTATAAACCTTTTGCAAAGCTGTTCAGGTCTATTGTTTTAGAAAACTGTGCATCGTTCCGAACAAGCTTCTCCCGGTATATTTCATTCCCGATTACATTCATGATGCGCAATTCAGCTGTTTTTGCATCTGTATTAGCTAGCGAAACAGTAAAAATTCCCGTACTAGGATTAGGATACACGGAAATATCCTGCTCTTCCTGTTCAACAGCCAGGGCACTTTCTTTTTCTGTCTGCGGCACTTGCCCTACAACAGGCACCCTTACCTGTGCCTGCACAAGCAGCACAGTCAAACAGGCAAAGAATAAAAGTATAAACTGTTTCATATATAATTAAGTAATGTTTTTATTCCTATACTACAAATGTCATTCCATTATTAAAACGCAGGCAACATTTATTTGTTCTTGCATTTTACCCTATTAAAAGGGTGCATTCACCAATTTTTACAACATAAATTTTGCACTAAATATATATAAAAATTTTGAAGAGTGTAGCAATTATAGGAGGTGGACTGGCTGGCTTAGTGGCTGCCCTTCATCTGGCCAGCAAAGGAATACCTGTTACTCTGATCGAGAAGAAAGTATACCCGTTTCATAAAGTTTGCGGGGAGTATATTTCTAACGAAGTACTGCCCTACCTAAAATCGCTTCATGCCGATCCTGCACCTCTTCAGCCTGCCACCATTTCCCGTTTCATGCTCTCATCACCGGCAGGTAAAACCATAGAAGCAGCTCTGGATTTAGGAGGATTCGGCCTTAGCCGCTACACTTTTGATCACTACCTGTACACGCTGGCGCAAGCACGCGGAGTGAGCTTTAAGTTACATACTACAGTTCAGGAAGTTTTGTTTGCACAAGACTCCTTTAACCTTAAATTATCTGACGGAGAGACCATTACAGCCGACATAGTGCTGGGTGCATACGGCAAACGCACCAACTTGGACCGCCAGCTAAACCGGCCTTTTTTCCACCACCGATCTCCCTACATCGGTGTTAAGTACCATATACAGCTGGACTACCCCAAAGACCTGATCGCCTTGCATAATTTCAAGGATGGCTACGCCGGCATTTCAGCAATAGAAGATAACCGCTATTGCTTTTGCTACCTCACCACACGGGAGAATCTTAAAAAACACGGCACTATACAGGCCATGGAAAAAGCAGTGCTCTCGCGGAACCCCTTGCTCCGGCAGATTCTGAACGAGGCCGAGTTTCTGTATGATCAGCCGGAAGTAATAAACGAAGTATCTTTTGCGACCAAATCCTGCATTGAGCATCATATACTTATGTGTGGCGATGCAGCCGGTATGATTACACCTCTTTGCGGAAACGGCATGGCTATAGCCATACACGCAGGCAAAATAGCAGCAGAAACCGTACTGCATTATTTCGAGAGCGGGCGCAACAGGCAATTGCTGGAGCAGCAATACAGCCTGAACTGGAAAGCAGCTTTTGAAAACAGGCTAAAAGTGGGACGGGCTGTACAGCACCTGTTCGGCAGCACCACCCTATCCGAAATAGCTGTAGGTGCACTAAAATACTCTCCGGCTGTGGTACAGGCTATTATGCGCAACACCCATGGCCAACCCTTCTAATAATACAAAAAATACAAAGGCTATATCATTTACAGTCAGATTCCCGTACTAAAATTTGCTGACAGGTTGAGTGTGTCTGGAGGCATTCTGCGAGAGGAGGCAACCAACAGCAAAGGCTGATTACAGAGCAGCTTTACCCGATCGAGCGTTAAAAATTGAGACACGCCCAAGCACAACATCTGCAGCAAAAGCCCAAAACAGGACCACAGATACATGAAAAGTTATATATGCGCGATAGGTACAGCTAATCCACCTAATAAAATACCTCAGATGCAAGTAGCAGAATTTATGGCTACCGCACTTCAGATGGACGAACAGGAAAGCAGAAAATTAAAAGCAATTTACCGGGTGTCAGGCATCGAGCACCGCTACAGTGTACTTGATGATTACACCAAGCAGAACGGAGAATTTCTTTTTTACCCGAATACCCCCACGCTGGAACCCTTCCCAACGGTAGAGAAGCGCATGGATGTGTATCGCGAATATGCCGTACAACTGGCGGAAGAGGCTATTCAGAACTGCCTTTCAAAAGCAACTGTACTTGCCCGGGAAATCACACACCTGATTACAATAAGCTGCACAGGCATGTATGCGCCAGGCTTGGATATAGAACTGGTGGAGCGCCTGCAGTTACCCAGCAATGTGCAACGTACTGCCGTGAACTTTATGGGTTGCTACGCCGCCTTTAACGGCATTAAGCTGGCAGATGCAATTTGCAAAGCGAACAAACAGGCTAACGTTTTACTTGTTTGCACTGAACTCTGCACGATTCATTTTCAAAAGAAAACAGAGCAGGACCATTTAATTTCGAATGCTATTTTCGGAGACGGTGCGGCTGCCGTCCTGATGCAGGGGCAACCTTCCGGGCAGCTGAGCCTGGAGCTGCAATCGTTCCATTGCGACCTGGCACCGGCAGGCAAAGAAGACATGGCCTGGCATATTGGCGACACAGGCTTTGAAATGACCCTCTCCTCTTATGTGCCAGATCTGATAAAATCAGGCATAAGAAGTTTAACAAACAAGCTGCTGAAAGGGCTGCAAACTTCAATTTCTGAAATTAAACTATATGCTATCCACCCGGGCGGGAGGCGAATTTTAGAAGCAATAGAAGCTGAGCTGGGCTTAACAAGAGAAGATAATCGCTTTGCCTACCAGGTGCTGCGCGACTTTGGCAATATGTCGTCGGCCACGGTGCTGTTTGTATTGCAAGAGCTGATGCAGAGCCTGACACCACATGAAAAAGATGAATCGGTACTCAGCTTTGCTTTTGGCCCCGGCCTTACATTAGAATCTATGTTATTAAAGGTACGCTATGCTGGAGAAACGATCTAATGAAGCAGAACTGATGGACGACCTCAGCCTCTCAAACGAAGATATGCGCAAAACGCTGGAGGAGCTGGAGGTGATTAACAATTGGCTTGGAGGGCATAAGGTGGTGCTGAATGCCTTAAATAAATTAACCCGTAAAAAAG contains these protein-coding regions:
- a CDS encoding T9SS type A sorting domain-containing protein, giving the protein MKQFILLFFACLTVLLVQAQVRVPVVGQVPQTEKESALAVEQEEQDISVYPNPSTGIFTVSLANTDAKTAELRIMNVIGNEIYREKLVRNDAQFSKTIDLNSFAKGLYYVKLEADNFSAIRRVVVK
- a CDS encoding NAD(P)/FAD-dependent oxidoreductase, which codes for MKSVAIIGGGLAGLVAALHLASKGIPVTLIEKKVYPFHKVCGEYISNEVLPYLKSLHADPAPLQPATISRFMLSSPAGKTIEAALDLGGFGLSRYTFDHYLYTLAQARGVSFKLHTTVQEVLFAQDSFNLKLSDGETITADIVLGAYGKRTNLDRQLNRPFFHHRSPYIGVKYHIQLDYPKDLIALHNFKDGYAGISAIEDNRYCFCYLTTRENLKKHGTIQAMEKAVLSRNPLLRQILNEAEFLYDQPEVINEVSFATKSCIEHHILMCGDAAGMITPLCGNGMAIAIHAGKIAAETVLHYFESGRNRQLLEQQYSLNWKAAFENRLKVGRAVQHLFGSTTLSEIAVGALKYSPAVVQAIMRNTHGQPF
- a CDS encoding type III polyketide synthase; protein product: MKSYICAIGTANPPNKIPQMQVAEFMATALQMDEQESRKLKAIYRVSGIEHRYSVLDDYTKQNGEFLFYPNTPTLEPFPTVEKRMDVYREYAVQLAEEAIQNCLSKATVLAREITHLITISCTGMYAPGLDIELVERLQLPSNVQRTAVNFMGCYAAFNGIKLADAICKANKQANVLLVCTELCTIHFQKKTEQDHLISNAIFGDGAAAVLMQGQPSGQLSLELQSFHCDLAPAGKEDMAWHIGDTGFEMTLSSYVPDLIKSGIRSLTNKLLKGLQTSISEIKLYAIHPGGRRILEAIEAELGLTREDNRFAYQVLRDFGNMSSATVLFVLQELMQSLTPHEKDESVLSFAFGPGLTLESMLLKVRYAGETI